A part of Podarcis muralis chromosome 13, rPodMur119.hap1.1, whole genome shotgun sequence genomic DNA contains:
- the LOC144325381 gene encoding uncharacterized protein LOC144325381, with translation MAPKRDSARPGTSSTAKRPIRGPSQALRSPAPSQPVGRVQSLVDSMAGDPAALSRFAAQMDGFLQQCSGQPSTSAGPPRPVRVSSPSVSSYSEDGREELSAGRGVDDSQLTQPHYLPAVHGRGRRSRLSSRRASGGRASSRPSSRRGGNVTPPVEAPAASSRSRVVSSSSAPGPSRPNDDSESSAEDSLPVPARKSSGGKRHRRRSSRRRAKRRKDDSSTSYTGTSSSSSDDETGKSLELYWGFGEAASGLPRWAWERRSNSHRARYGAVQECRDGVLLPDIKVSTNSARDVIPGSHLPSKLRARILNGRYVDMFKLTPPSEDQEKGSFAKRRQGAATSDRTFELWLDCFQVFAGVVVAAYPRRALHLVVYQSIVRTAFTSAGEKAAIKYDENFRRRAARIPSARWDRKDLDVWTTYVAPRIEKKQPEQQKVRSGAPRAGRRLLCWDFNKGSCQRPGCKFAHMCERCNGLHPASSCYAGRRPFRGGKGGSQQAPKSATPAAAAGTGK, from the coding sequence ATGGCTCCAAAGAGGGACTCTGCCCGCCCTGGCACGTCTTCCACTGCAAAACGGCCTATTAGAGGCCCATCTCAGGCGCTTCGCTCGCCTGCTCCGAGTCAGCCAGTGGGTCGGGTGCAGTCCCTTGTGGATAGCATGGCCGGCGATCCTGCAGCCTTGTCGCGTTTTGCGGCACAGATGGACGGTTTTCTTCAACAATGTTCCGGTCAGCCTTCCACGTCTGCAGGGCCGCCTCGCCCAGTGAGGGTGTCGTCACCAAGTGTGTCATCCTATAGCGAGGATGGGAGAGAAGAATTATCGGCTGGAAGAGGGGTTGATGATTCTCAGTTAACCCAGCCCCATTACTTACCTGCTGTTCACGGTCGGGGGCGGAGGTCGCGCCTTTCCTCACGGAGAGCTTCCGGAGGAAGGGCCTCTTCGCGGCCTTCCTCCCGCCGAGGGGGGAACGTGACGCCTCCGGTAGAGGCACCGGCTGCCTCGAGCCGTTCACGTGTTGTTTCTTCCTCGTCAGCCCCAGGTCCTTCACGGCCGAACGATGATTCTGAGTCATCTGCCGAGGACAGCTTACCAGTGCCGGCCAGGAAATCTTCGGGCGGAAAGCGTCACCGCAGGAGATCTTCCCGGAGGCGTGCGAAGCGAAGAAAGGATGACTCTTCTACTTCTTATACCGGTACGTCATCTTCTAGTTCCGATGATGAGACCGGTAAGTCCCTGGAACTGTATTGGGGTTTTGGGGAGGCGGCTTCTGGGCTTCCTAGGTGGGCTTGGGAGCGTAGGTCCAATTCGCATCGGGCCAGATACGGTGCCGTTCAGgagtgcagggatggggttttGTTGCCTGACATTAAGGTTTCGACCAATTCTGCCAGGGATGTCATCCCTGGTTCCCATCTGCCTTCAAAATTAAGGGCCAGAATACTGAATGGTCGTTACGTGGATATGTTTAAGTTGACGCCTCCTTCAGAGGATCAGGAGAAGGGTAGTTTTGCTAAGAGACGTCAGGGTGCCGCCACTTCAGACAGAACTTTCGAGCTTTGGCTTGATTGTTTCCAGGTTTTTGCTGGGGTTGTTGTGGCGGCTTACCCCCGGAGAGCTCTGCATTTAGTGGTTTATCAGTCTATTGTTCGCACTGCATTCACCAGTGCTGGAGAAAAAGCTGCTATAAAGTACGATGAGAATTTTAGGCGCCGTGCGGCCAGAATTCCATCCGCCCGTTGGGATCGCAAAGACCTTGACGTGTGGACCACCTACGTGGCTCCGCGCATCGAGAAAAAGCAGCCGGAACAGCAGAAGGTTAGGTCGGGGGCTCCGAGAGCCGGGCGTCGCTTACTCTGCTGGGACTTCAACAAGGGCTCTTGTCAGCGTCCAGGGTGCAAATTTGCACACATGTGCGAGAGGTGCAATGGACTACATCCCGCTTCCTCTTGTTATGCAGGCCGGAGGCCCTTTCGTGGGGGCAAAGGGGGTTCCCAACAGGCCCCCAAGTCCGCAACCCCCGCCGCAGCTGCAGGGACGGGAAAATAA
- the LOC144325382 gene encoding uncharacterized protein LOC144325382, which translates to MLISLAYTPVRQQILQLWLQSYPNRDAAAYLNNGFSLGFRIPVAVTPVARNPANQKSVRELPQVARKKIAKEVALQRMAGPFDTPPFHNLHVSPLGIVPKKAPGEFRLIHNLSHPAGTSVNDAIPPELCSVKYASLDQAIKMIRKFGPAALLAKCDIESAFRLLPVHPEDFWLLGFQFEGKYYFDKAMPMGCSIACAAFESFSTFLEWALKAKTGLGGVTHYLDDFLLASACDTGECSVLLRAFADLTQELGVPLAADKTEGPSTRLTYLGILLDTVSQTSSLPRDKLVALKKVIEELLPLRKVSLRQLQSLLGHLNFACKVVAPGRPFCSRLARLTAGLKAPHHRVRLSKEVKIDLSIWLEFLADFNGVSLWQDTLNLHNDFQVQSDAAGSLGFGLYWKGRWCAERWPAEWAGGEITRDLTFLEFFPIAVAVHLWVEEFRDCRVCFWTDNQAVVSVLAKLSSRSPRVSALLRVFVLHCLRYNIVFSARFIPGLSNEIADALSRFQMERFRLLVPEARIRKKLRVVCWSGYEARLFSAAFSVAFFGALRVGELVVENRETARPRGLLIQDVQLSPVELRITIRSSKTDQRGKGAIIRLPATGSGLPQQQHTGDCQQPE; encoded by the exons ATGCTGATTTCTTTAGCCTATACTCCTGTCCGCCAGCAGATATTGCAGTTGTGGTTGCAGTCTTATCCCAATAGGGACGCCGCAGCTTATTTGAATAACGGTTTTTCCCTAGGTTTTCGGATTCCAGTGGCTGTGACTCCCGTAGCACGGAATCCTGCTAACCAAAAATCAGTTCGTGAGCTACCTCAGGTGGCTCGCAAGAAGATAGCAAAGGAAGTGGCCTTGCAGCGCATGGCCGGTCCTTTTGACACCCCCCCTTTTCACAACTTGCATGTATCCCCTTTGGGTATCGTGCCGAAGAAAGCGCCGGGTGAATTTCGTTTAATTCATAATCTGTCGCACCCCGCGGGCACGTCAGTCAACGATGCGATTCCTCCGGAGCTCTGCTCCGTGAAATACGCATCTCTTGATCAAGCGATCAAGATGATTAGAAAATTTGGTCCGGCTGCCTTATTGGCAAAATGCGACATCGAGTCGGCATTTCGCTTGTTGCCAGTTCACCCGGAAGATTTTTGGTTGTTAGGTTTTCAGTTTGAGGGCAAGTATTATTTTGACAAAGCTATGCCTATGGGTTGTTCGATTGCCTGTGCAGCCTTTGAATCTTTTAGTACTTTTTTGGAGTGGGCCCTCAAAGCAAAAACTGGTTTGGGCGGAGTCACTCATTATTTGGATGATTTTTTATTGGCCTCGGCGTGTGATACTGGGGAGTGTTCCGTACTCCTCCGAGCTTTCGCCGACCTCACCCAGGAGTTGGGGGTTCCTCTGGCCGCAGACAAGACTGAGGGTCCTTCGACTCGGCTTACTTACCTGGGTATCCTTCTGGATACTGTCTCTCAAACTTCCAGCTTGCCAAGAGACAAGCTGGTGGCCTTAAAGAAGGTGATAGAGGAATTACTCCCGTTGAGGAAAGTGTCCCTTAGGCAGCTACAATCGCTTTTGGGACACTTGAATTTCGCTTGTAAAGTGGTGGCGCCGGGGCGCCCCTTTTGTTCTCGTTTGGCCAGGCTCACGGCGGGGTTGAAGGCCCCGCATCATCGGGTGCGCCTCTCTAAGGAGGTAAAAATAGACCTGTCCATATGGTTGGAATTCCTGGCAGACTTCAATGGGGTCTCGTTATGGCAGGATACTTTGAACCTGCATAACGACTTCCAGGTGCAGTCAGACGCTGCTGGGTCGCTAGGCTTTGGATTATACTGGAAGGGTCGCTGGTGTGCGGAGCGTTGGCCGGCAGAATGGGCAGGAGGAGAGATTACGCgggacctaacttttcttgagttcttTCCCATTGCAGTGGCAGTGCATTTGTGGGTCGAAGAGTTCAGGGACTGCCGTGTCTGCTTCTGGACTGACAACCAAGCAGTGGTGTCAGTGCTGGCCAAGCTGTCGTCACGTTCCCCCAGGGTGTCGGCCCTCTTGCgggtttttgttttacattgtttgCGTTATAACATAGTTTTTTCAGCTCGCTTTATCCCTGGGCTGTCTAAcgaaattgctgatgctctgtcccgttttcagatggagcggttcagactCCTGGTTCCAGAAGCTCG AATTCGCAAAAAGCTACGGGTGGTGTGCTGGTCGGGGTATGAGGCTCGCCTGTTCTCAGCTGCCTTCTCGGTCGCCTTTTTTGGGGCCCTGAGAGTGGGTGAACTAGTGGTAGAAAATCGTGAGACTGCCCGTCCTCGGGGTCTGTTGATACAGGATGTACAGCTGTCCCCGGTTGAACTTCGAATCACGATTAGAAGTTCCAAGACTGATCAGAGGGGCAAGGGGGCCATCATTCGTCTCCCGGCCACGG GATCGGggctgccacaacagcagcacacTGGGGATTGTCAGCAGCCAGAATAA
- the LOC144325028 gene encoding uncharacterized protein LOC144325028 → MEIGCVQGLCSLARLLILFCLFISGSAEVRIWLVGHSIVHWACVAARQSGLGPGLGLPRHVQLSWLSRRGMRWSELLPMIRRQLQLEGPPSAIVVQLGENDLVFSDCFSLRAAILADLEELRALVPTAKLFWSRWLQRRAWRGSHCPAATERVRRRINSAVSLRILEMGGDVIFHPEISSQVPSFFRVDGVHLSAPGNEAWIGAVVSKLRAWLGL, encoded by the coding sequence ATGGAAATCGGATGTGTTCAAGGGTTATGTTCGTTAGCACGGTTGTTGATATTGTTTTGTCTATTCATCTCAGGTTCTGCGGAGGTCCGCATATGGCTGGTGGGACATAGCATCGTCCACTGGGCTTGTGTTGCAGCACGGCAGTCGGGACTGGGTCCAGGTCTCGGCCTCCCTCGGCATGTTCAATTATCCTGGCTGTCCAGAAGGGGAATGCGATGGTCGGAGCTGCTGCCTATGATTCGGAGGCAGTTGCAGTTGGAAGGACCCCCATCGGCCATTGTGGTGCAGCTGGGCGAGAACGACCTGGTTTTTTCGGACtgtttttccctgcgtgctgcaatttTGGCGGACTTGGAGGAGCTGCGGGCATTGGTGCCGACAGCTAAATTATTTTGGTCGAGGTGGCTGCAACGGCGTGCTTGGCGGGGCAGTCACTGCCCAGCCGCCACTGAGAGAGTCAGAAGGCGTATTAACTCCGCAGTGTCGCTGAGGATCTTGGAAATGGGCGGAGATGTGATTTTTCATCCTGAAATTTCTTCTCAGGTGCCATCCTTTTTTCGAGTTGATGGCGTGCACCTTTCTGCTCCGGGTAATGAGGCATGGATAGGTGCGGTGGTGTCCAAGCTGAGGGCTTGGCTGggtttgtga